In Haematobia irritans isolate KBUSLIRL chromosome 1, ASM5000362v1, whole genome shotgun sequence, a genomic segment contains:
- the Orc2 gene encoding origin recognition complex subunit 2 encodes MSTPTKSGIRNEKDYKTPQKRVPSSNLKAVENLMHNTNTTTTDDDESVVEVLVGNSSEENVPEPEQRRRSGRISSPTKKFLSGDYVVDTITGKKIDRKRTAKNNDFTDNDEDEEDDNDSSSVDGAVIKPKADELALLQEEVDVAGKMMFGFNTPKKKGAMVLAAMNTKTPATPKTPKTPGRVGKTPDGKRARKSTLEPKTPSRVRSKVKTQIAKLVQDNSGSDFSADESDFQPSGSDSSSENDSSGSDNEDDDEPKTPCKGRRSIVVPILPKTPSAARLKQSARVKKSADYVPECESYFQSHSSGKILTSDHTLDRLKNPRLPADRLFSLLAEMKLSSEHEDSINAIMEEYKSYFPKWLYILNEGYNLLLYGLGSKRQLLQAFHRDVLSNQPVLVINGFFPSLTLKDILDSITNDILDAGISPSNPHEAADMIEEEFSLIPETHLYLIVHNLDGAMLRNGKAQSILSRLAKVPNIHLLASVDHINTPLLWDQTKLSNYNFSWWDCTTMLPYTDETAFENSLLVQNSGELALSSMRSVFLSLTTNTRGIYMIIVKHQLKNKGNPNYQGMPFKDLYWSCREAFLVSSDLALRAQLTEFLDHKLVKSKRSVDGSEQLTIPIDSALLQQFLDEQEKK; translated from the exons ATGTCAACACCCACTAAATCGGGAATACGTAATGAGAAGGATTACAAAACTCCACAAAAAAGAGTCCCATCATCAAATCTCAAGGCTGTAGAAAATCTTATGCACAACaccaatacaacaacaacagatgATGATGAGAGCGTTGTTGAAGTATTGGTGGGGAATTCTAGCGAGGAAAATGTTCCTGAGCCGGAACAACGCCGGCGGTCGGGACGAATTTCCAGTCCTACCAAGAAGTTTCTTAGTGGGGACTATGTAGTTGACACAATCACTGGAAAGAAAATTGATCGCAAGAGAACAgctaaaaacaatgattttaccGATAATGATGAGGATGAAGAAGATGATAATGATTCTAGTAGTGTTGATGGAGCAGTGATAAAGCCGAAAGCAGATGAATTAGCTTTATTGCAGGAAGAAGTTGATGTAGCGGGAAAAATGATGTTTGGTTTCAATACACCCAAGAAGAAAGGTGCTATGGTATTAGCTGCTATGAATACAAAAACACCAGCTACTCCGAAGACCCCTAAAACGCCCGGACGTGTTGGTAAGACTCCAGATGGTAAGAGGGCAAGAAAATCCACTTTGGAGCCTAAAACACCATCTCGAGTGAGAAGTAAAGTTAAAACCC AAATTGCTAAACTTGTACAAGACAATTCGGGATCAGATTTTTCTGCAGATGAAAGTGATTTTCAGCCATCAGGCAGCGATAGCTCAAGTGAAAATGATTCTTCAGGATCCGATAACGAAGACGACGATGAACCAAAAACACCATGTAAAGGTAGACGCTCTATTGTTGTGCCTATTTTGCCTAAAACACCTTCAGCGGCACGATTAAAGCAATCGGCTCGAGTAAAAAAATCAGCAGATTATGTACCCGAGTGCGAGAGCTATTTTCAATCTCATTCCAGTGGAAAAATTCTCACTTCCGACCATACATTAGATCGACTTAAGAATCCTCGCCTGCCAGCTGATCGTCTATTTTCTCTCTTGGCCGAAATGAAACTTTCGAGCGAGCATGAAGATTCCATTAATGCTATTATGGAAGAATATAAATCATACTTTCCAAAATGGTTGTATATATTGAATGAAGGCTACAATCTCTTGTTGTATGGTCTGGGGTCAAAACGTCAATTATTGCAAGCCTTTCACCGTGATGTCTTGTCCAATCAACCAGTATTGGTTATCAATGGATTCTTTCCAAGTTTAACATTAAAGGATATATTAGACAGTATTACTAATGATATACTAGATGCTGGTATTAGTCCTAGTAATCCTCATGAGGCTGCTGATATGATCGAAGAAGAATTCTCATTAATTCCAGAGACACATTTATATCTGATTGTTCACAATTTAGATGGTGCCATGTTGAGAAATGGTAAGGCCCAATCGATATTATCCCGTTTGGCAAAGGTACCCAACATTCATTTGTTAGCTTCTGTGGATCACATTAATACGCCTTTAT TATGGGATCAAACAAAATTAAGTAATTACAATTTCTCTTGGTGGGATTGTACCACAATGTTGCCCTATACCGATGAGACAGCATTTGAAAATTCATTATTGGTACAGAACTCTGGAGAGTTAGCATTGTCTTCCATGCGAAGTGTATTCCTATCGTTGACCACCAACACACGAGGCATTTACATGATAATTGTTAAGCATCAATTGAAAAACAAGGGAAATCCTAATTACCAAG GTATGCCCTTCAAAGATTTGTATTGGAGTTGTCGCGAAGCCTTTTTGGTTAGTTCGGATCTTGCTCTGAGAGCCCAGTTAACAGAATTTTTAGACCATAAACTTGTTAAATCAAAACGGAGCGTTGATGGCTCAGAACAACTTACTATACCTATAGATTCTGCTCTTTTGCAGCAGTTCCTGGATGAGCAGGAAAAGAAATAA
- the LOC142220412 gene encoding aminopeptidase N-like, with amino-acid sequence MEGHRHSSATVGLFLLSTCLLLTLGNAYTHYRLPTSIQPDRYKLKVITHLENPANLTFNGQVSIRFLALEDTKNITLHAQNLTIDESRIQLKSYADKKLRMCTNGIDIIPEQDYYIIHLSEPLRKGEMYKVKLYFTGILNEQLHGYYRSSYLAKDTNETRWLSVTQFEPASARAAFPCLDEPNYKAKFVIWLGHHKSLNALSNMPLEKQIPVNGLTDFVWSIFEESVPMSTYLVAYTVNDFTYKESKVEGSDIVFRTWSRGGYIDQCDYAAEVGPSVLKYYEEIFGIPFPLKKVDEIAIPDFSAGAMENWGLITYRETALLFAPNISSESNKERIAEVIAHELAHQWFGNLVTMKWWTDLWLNEGFATYVASLGVRNLSPEWDSYNADSLENSLSIFRRDAQLSSHPISQPILNTSQIAERFDSISYKKGSAVLRMLHMLLDNDGFFEGVRDYLTKHKYKNAEQDDLWAAFTEKAHKYKRIHDEYDMKTIMDSWTLQTGYPLVKVTRNYETGTIDITQHRYLENNTISEEEAKKCWWVPLSYTTANELDFQTTTPKQWLECNEMGKVVPLHLKNVAAADEWIIFNIQLSGVYRVMYDNKNWNLLNATFNSDKFDSIHVMNRAHIIDDVISFAWSGYHDYGITFDILEYLTKEREYLPWKSALDGLSNVIRLLRPFPEQHDYFKTYLRYIIEPIYFHLDGLNNTNAASKSHSQILLKSLVTGWACRIEVEDCVQTAVNYFQQWKLSKNPDSENFIPADLRPTVYCTAIRHGDKDDWDFLWQRYRASNVATEKRTIIVSLGCSRNDKILKEYIDLTFDKAEYIRKQDVTFAFSSVARSEVGAPIARNYYTDNIEQLHEFFGSQSTDIGKLLGALSNQIISTEDLNKLMQLVDSHKEYFEKSEKSVQSAYETINFNIQWIGRNAQDLKSRLHDRLSLMGLLRDIVKE; translated from the exons ATGGAAGGTCACCGTCACTCTTCTGCCACGGTGGGCTTGTTCTTATTGTCCACCTGTCTTCTTCTAACGTTGGGTAATGCGTACACGCATTATCGTTTACCAACCTCGATACAGCCAGATCGTTACAAACTTAAAGTTATAACACATTTGGAAAATCCAGCTAATTTAACATTCAATGGTCAAGTTTCAATACGTTTCCTCGCTTTGGAGGATACCAAGAATATTACGCTACATGCACAAAATCTAACAATCGATGAATCGCGTATACAATTAAAGAGTTATGCGGATAAAAAACTTCGAATGTGTACCAATGGCATTGATATTATCCCCGAACAAGACTATTATATAATACATCTAAGTGAACCCTTGCGTAAAGGTGAAatgtataaagttaaattgtattttaccGGAATATTGAATGAACAGTTACATGGATACTATCGAAGTTCGTATTTGGCCAAGGATACTAATGAGACTAG atgGCTTTCGGTAACACAATTTGAACCGGCTTCTGCTCGTGCTGCTTTCCCCTGCTTGGATGAACCAAATTATAAGGCAAAGTTTGTGATATGGTTGGGTCATCATAAATCTTTAAATGCTTTGAGTAACATGCCTTTGGAGAAACAAATCCCAGT AAATGGATTAACCGATTTTGTCTGGAGCATATTTGAAGAGTCGGTACCAATGTCTACATATCTAGTGGCATACACTGTCAACGATTTTACGTACAAGGAATCTAAAGTTGAAGGTTCAGATATTGTTTTCCGTACTTGGTCTAGAGGTGGTTACATTGATCAATGTGACTATGCGGCAGAAGTGGGTCCGAGTGTTTTGAAATACTACGAGGAAATTTTTGGCATTCCCTTCCCACTGAAAAAAGTTGATGAAATAGCCATACCGGACTTTAGTGCTGGTGCTATGGAAAACTGGGGCCTCATAACCTATCGCGAGACTGCTTTATTATTCGCCCCGAATATCTCATCCGAATCGAATAAAGAACGTATTGCCGAAGTTATTGCCCATGAGCTGGCTCATCAATGGTTTGGTAATTTGGTCACTATGAAATGGTGGACTGATTTATGGTTGAATGAAGGTTTCGCTACCTATGTTGCCAGTTTGGGTGTGCGCAACTTAAGTCCAGAATGGGATTCCTACAATGCCGATTCATTGGAGAACTCCTTATCGATATTCCGACGTGATGCCCAACTAAGTAGTCATCCCATATCACAACCTATTTTAAATACTAGCCAAATTGCCGAACGCTTCGATTCCATATCCTATAAAAAGGGTTCGGCTGTTTTGAGAATGTTGCATATGCTGCTGGATAATGATGGTTTCTTTGAGGGAGTTCGCGATTATCTTACCAagcataaatataaaaatgccGAACAAGATGATCTGTGGGCTGCATTCACCGAGAAGGCGCATAAATACAAGCGTATACACGACGAATATGATATGAAAACCATTATGGATTCTTGGACATTACAAACGGGTTATCCATTGGTAAAGGTTACACGTAACTACGAAACTGGGACCATAGATATAACCCAACATAGATATTTAGAGAATAATACCATATCCGAAGAGGAGGCTAAAAAATGTTGGTGGGTTCCACTTAGCTATACCACAGCCAACGAATTGGATTTCCAGACAACAACACCAAAACAATGGTTAGAATGTAATGAAATGGGTAAAGTTGTACCTTTACATTTGAAAAATGTAGCAGCGGCTGATGAGTGGATCATTTTCAATATTCAATTATCGGGAGTATATCGCGTTATGTATGACAACAAAAATTGGAATCTTTTGAATGCCACCTTTAATAGCGATAAATTCGATAGCATTCATGTAATGAATCGTGCCCATATTATTGACGATGTTATATCGTTTGCTTGGAGTGGTTACCATGATTATGGCATTACCTTTGACATTTTGGAATATTTAACAAAAGAACGTGAATATCTGCCATGGAAATCGGCCCTGGATGGTTTGAGTAATGTTATACGACTTTTAAGACCATTCCCTGAGCAACATGATTATTTCAAG ACTTATCTACGCTATATTATTGAACCtatttatttccatttggatggcCTAAATAATACCAATGCTGCTAGTAAATCGCATTCGCAAATCTTACTCAAGTCATTGGTCACTGGTTGGGCATGTCGCATTGAAGTAgaggattgcgtacaaactgcGGTTAATTATTTCCAACAATGGAAATTATCCAAAAATCCCGATAGCGAAAATTTTATACCTGCAGATTTGAGACCTACTGTCTATTGTACAGCTATACGTCATGGTGACAAAGATGATTGGGACTTTTTATGGCAACGCTATAGGGCCTCCAACGTGGCTACCGAAAAGAGAACCATCATTGTATCATTAGGATGCTCTCGCAATGATAAGATCCTAAAAGAATATATCGATTTGACATTCGACAAGGCGGAATATATACGTAAACAAGATGTAACCTTTGCATTTAGCTCTGTGGCACGCAGCGAAGTTGGTGCTCCTATTGCTAGGAATTACTATACAGATAATATTGAGCAATTACATGAATT cTTTGGCTCTCAATCCACAGATATTGGTAAACTCTTGGGAGCTCTATCCAATCAAATAATTTCAACTGAAGATCTCAATAAACTAATGCAATTGGTCGATTCCCataaggaatattttgaaaaatccgaAAAGAGTGTACAGTCAGCCTATGAAACTATTAATTTCAATATCCAATGGATTGGACGCAATGCACAAGACTTGAAATCTCGTCTCCACGATCGATTATCTCTGATGGGTCTACTACGTGATATTGTGAAAGAATAA